In Seonamhaeicola sp. S2-3, the genomic window GCGATATATTAACATTAGCACACTCTCAATTAGATATAGATTTAGTTTCTAAAATAAAAGAAATTATTGAAAATAATATGAGTTCTTCCAAACTATCACCAAATTTTATTGCTGAAGAAGTAGGTATGAGTACTTCAAAATTATATAGAAAAATTAAACAACTTACCGATTTAACACCTTATGAATTTATTAGAACTATTCAATTAAAAAAGTCGGCACAATTATTAAAAACCAAACGATATAATGTTTCAGAGGTTTCAGATATGATAGGTTTTAATGACCCCTTTTATTTTAGTAAAGTATTTAAGAAACAATTTGGTTATAGTCCTAGTAAACTTTTAAAGTAAATCATTCTACTGTTTTACTGCACATTTAGTCTATATATGCCTTATTATGCATTTAAAAAAGTACTTTTGCTAAATATAAATAGTTGTATAGTTCATGAAAAAAAAGACAACAATATATGATATAGCAGAAAAATTAAACCTAACAGCAGCAACAGTTTCTAGAGCTTTAAACAATAACCTCAAGATAAGTGAAAAGACAAGAAAACTAGTGCAAGACACTGCAATTGAAATGAACTATGAGATAAACACCCTTGCTAAAGCACTAAAAAGCGGTAAGAGTTTTAATGTAGGAGTTATTGTTCCGCGTATGGATAGTAACTTTTTTGCTTCAGTCATTAGAGGTATAGAAGAAGAATTACATTCTAAAGGATACCATGTAATAGTATGCCAAACACATGATGAAGAAAAATTAGAAATTGAAAATATAAATTCCTTGTTAAATGCTCAAGTTGATGGTATTTTAATGTCTATTACCAACGCAAAAAGCAAAGACAAAGTATTTGATAGTTTAGCCAAAAAAAATGTACCGTTAATATTTTTTGATAGGAGAAAACAAATTCCTGGTGTTAGCTCCGTAACTATAGATGATTTTAATGGAGCTTACGAGGCGACAAAGCACTTAATAAATCAAGGTTGTAAATGCATTGCCCATATTTCGAACGACAGAGAATTAGAAATTTTCAAAAATCGTTTCTTAGGATACAAACAAGCATTAATTGATCACGGTCTTGAGTTTAATGAAAATTTCGTAATAGAATCTAGAAGTAGAGTTGAAGAAGGTAGAAGGACAATGAAACAATGGTTAGCTATGGAAACCCGTCCAGATGCCATTTTTTCATCAAGTGATTTTTCTGCACTGGGTGCTATTCAAGTAATACGAGAACATGGTCTTAAAATACCAGAAGATATTAGTATTGTAGGTTTTAGTAACGAGCCTTTTACTCGCTTTATGGAACTTTCTATTTCAACAGTAGACCAGTCTCCTATTGAAATGGGAAAAATAACTGCCCAAGTGTTTTTAGAAGAGGTAAGCAACGGAGATAAAATAAAGTCTGAAAAACATGTTGTTTTAACCCCTGAATTAATAATAAGAAAGTCTTCCTTAAAAACTCCAATATCTAAGTAAACTTGATTATTTGTATCTCTTTATAAAGAAACGCCTCTTTTCCAAGGAATAAAATCATTTTGATTTAATATTTTAGCCTTAGTTTGAATTTCACCACTGGCAACCTTAATAATAAACTCTAACATGTCATCAGCCATTTCTTCTATGGTTTTCTCACCACGTATCACTGCACCTGTTTCAATATCTATAATATCAGGCATCTTCTTTTTTAGTTCTGTATTTGACGATACCTTGATTATTGGTGCTATAGGATTTCCTGTGGGTGTTCCTAAACCAGTGGTAAATAAAACAACATTTGCTCCAGAGCCTACTAACCCCGTAGTACTTTCTACATCATTTCCAGGCGTACATAATAAATTTAAACCTGGTTTATTTATATATTCACCATAATCTAAAACGGCTTCTATTGGAGATGTTCCTGCTTTTTTAGCTGCACCAGCAGATTTCATTGCGTCTGTTATAAGTCCATCTTTAATATTGCCAGGAGATGGGTTCATGTCAAAACCTGAGCCGGCATCAACAACAGATTTTTCATAAGCTTTCATAAGCTTTAAAAACTTATCACCATCTGCATCATTAACGCATCGATTTACGAGTTCCTGCTCTACACCGCATAACTCTGGAAATTCAGCCAATATTGCTGTGCCACCCAAAGCTACCAATAAATCGGATACAGCTCCTAATGTTGGATTAGCAGAAATACCAGAAAACCCATCAGAACCTCCACACTCCAGCCCTACCCTTAATTTGGATAAAGGAGCTGGTTTGCGTTTAATTTTATTAGCTTTTTTAAGGGCTTCAAAAGTATCTTTAATAATAGTAGATAACATTTCGTCAACCGTTCCTATCTGTTGTTGCTCATAAATAAGAATGGGTTTATTTAGGTTGGGATTTATATGGTTTAGAGCATCCTTAAAAATACTTATTTGTAAGTTTTGGCAACCTAAGCTCAATACTGTGGCTCCTGCCACATTAGGGTTATTTATATAACCTGCCAATAATTTGGCTAAACTTTGAGAATCTTGTCTTATACCTCCACACCCTCCTGCATGTGTAATAAACTTCACATCAATATTATCAAACACATCGGTGGATTGTTCTATGGATGAAGTTTTATTATTACCACTTACTAACGAACGTAACAATAATTGGTGTGGGTCTACTTTTTGTTTTGTAAGTTCTTTCTCAAAAATATTTTTTAAAATTTCTATATTTCTATTTTCACAAAACACTAAAGGAAAGAACAGCCAAACATTTTCAGTTCCCACTTGTCCGTCTTCTCTATGATAGCCCATAAATGTCCTTCCTTTCCATTTATCGATATTGGGAGCTTTCCATTTAAAAACATCAGTTCTACCAGTTACCTTTTCACTTTGGTGTTTTACATTTTTAGTGGTTAAAACTTCTCCTTTTTTAATGTTTCTATTAGCTGATCCTACTAGAACACCGTACATAATAATTCTATCACCGGTACTAAAATTTTGCAAAGCTAATTTATGCTTTGACTTAATATCTGTGAGCACCTTAATATCTTCTCCTTCAAAAGAAATAATTTCTCCAGCTCTTAAATCTACTAACGCAACAGCTATATTATCAGTTACGTTAACTTTAATAATTTTTTTTTGCATTTTAATATTTGTGATAGTAGTAATTTAAAAATTTAGTACTGTTTAGTGTAATTAGCAAAGCCAACTTCAATCCCGTTAGTATCAATTTCTTCAAGAGCTAAAGCTATGGCTTTTGATAGCCCATCTACTTTTGTTAAATCTTCATCCCAATAGTTTTTATTAGAAAGTACCTCTTTGGCTATTTGCTGATAATTGTTAGACGTCCATATTTGTGCAAAATTTCTAATAATATCGTCACTATCTTGTACGGGTAATTTTTCACCATTCCAAGTACCTTTATAAAAACGAATTAAACTTGCAAATGCATAAGTTAAATTTGTTGGTACTTTGCTGTGAATTTTCACATAGCCTAATAAACTGGGTAATACCCTAACCTTAAATTTTGAAATGGAATTTAAGGCTATACTTGACAAATTATGAATAATGAAAGGATTCCTGAAGCGGTCAAAAATTTCTTCAGCAAAATTATTAAGTTCATTTCGATCCATATCAAGAGTATCTATAATTTCATTAAAAACGGCCTTTTTAATAAAGTTGCCAGTAAAATGGTTATCTACAGATTGTTTTACCGTTCTGTTTCCGTAGAGGTAAGAGAAAGGAACCATTGCAGTATGTGCTCCATTTAAAATTCTAACCTTTCTAGTTCGGTAAGGCTGCATATCGTCAACAATCTTAACATCCAAATCTGTTTTATGAAATGGCAATTTAGATTTCAACTCGTCGCCTCCTTCAATAACCCACAACAAGAATACTTCAGCAGCAACTATTAAATTATCCTGATAATCTAATTGAGCATTATAAGTTTCAATTTCATCTTTTGGGTAACCAGGTACAATTCTATCTACTAAAGTGCTATGAAATGAATTGTGCTTTAAAATCCAGTTTTTGAATTCATTACCTAAGTTCCAGTCTGAAATATACTTTAAGATAATTTCTTTTAACGCTTCAGAATTGTGGTTAATAAGTTCGCAAGGGATAATGGTTAAACCTTTTTTGGCATCACCATTAAAATGCTTAAACCGTTCATAAAGTAAAATAGTTAATTTAGCAGGAAACGAACTTGGGGGTTCCATTTTAGGGGTATCACTAGCAACATAAGCAATACCTGCCTCTGTGGTATTTGAAATTACAAACTCTAATGCTTCTTCTCTAGCTACACTTAAATAACTTTTGAAATCTGTATAAGGATTTACTCCTTTTACAATATTAGTTATTAGTTCTTTTTCTTGAATTTCTTCACCTTTTTTCACACCTTTCATAAACAAGGTATACAATCCATCTTGATTATTTAACATCTGAACTAACCCCTTATCAATTGGTTGAACCACAGCTATACCAGCATTAAAATTTGCTTTTTTATTTAGTGCTTGTATGGCATATCCAATGAAGGCTCTTAAAAAGTTACCTTCACCAAATTGCACTATTTTAATGGGATACTTTTTTTTTAATCCCATATTTTGTCTTGTTAGGAGAGCTTTTTGGTTTATTTTTTTGTTCATTATTATCTAATTTTTTTTTGAAATAGTATCTTTATATGGTTATATGTCAAAATAATTTTTGGCATTATAGTAACTAATGTCGGCTACAATTTTTCCTAACCATTTCATTTCTTCTTTGGGTAGCTCGCCTTTTTGTACTTCTTTTCCTATTAAATTACAAAGAATTCTACGGAAATATTCGTGTCTAGGAAATGACAGAAAGCTTCTAGAATCGGTTAACATTCCTATAAAACAGCTAATTAGTCCCATATTTGAAAGGGTGTTTATTTGTTTTTCCATACCATCTTTTTGATCTAAGAACCACCACCCAGAGCCCCATTGAATTTTACCTTTTGTACTGCCATCATTAAAGTTGCCTATCATGGTTGCCATAACTTCATTATCTGCGGGGTTGAGATTGTAGAGTATGGTTTTTGTTAATTTATTATTATGGTCTAGTGCATTTAAGAATTTAGATAATTTAAGGGCTTGGGGGAAATCACCAATAGAATCCCATCCAGTATCTGGACCTAAAATTTGGTACATACGCATATTATTGTTACGTAATGCACCTAAATGAAATTGCTGTACCCAACCAAATTCATGATATGTTTCGCATAAAAATAGCAATAAGGCACTCTGAAATTTAACTATTTCTTTTTTTGAAATGTTTTTATTGGACAGTTTTTTTTGAAGTATAGCGTTGACTTCTGGTTCTGTAAAATTTTCAAAGTAGATTTGTTCTAAACCATGGTCGCTCAATCTACATCCGTTATTATGAAAATATTGTATGCGGTTTCTTAGGGCTTCACATAATGTTGAAAATGTATTAATCTCAACGTTTGATGCCTGAGATAATAATACCAGGTAGTCATTATACTCATCTGCATTAATATATATAGATTTATCTGGCCTAAATGCGGTGCTTACCTTTATTTTAAAGTTATCTTTAGCCAATTGTTTGTGATATTTTAAACTATCAGTGGGGTCTTCAGTAGTACATATATATTCAGCATTAACTTTTTTTAATAACTCTTTACAACTGTAGTTGCTAGAGTTTAGTTTTTCTTGTGTGATGTTCCATATTTTTTCAGCCGATTTTTCATTTAGTAAATCATAAATATCAAAATATCTGGCTAATTCTAAATGCGTCCAATGGTATAAGGGGTTACGTATAGTATAGGGTACTGTTTTAGCCCAACTTAAAAATTTATTCTTATCTGAGGCGTTGCCTGTAATAAAAGTTTCGTCAATACCCAGTGTGCGCATAGCGCGCCATTTATAGTGGTCGCCATTTATCCAAACCTGTGTTAAATTTTCAAAGATCTTGTTTTCTGCTATATGTTGAGGAGGTAAATGGTTGTGGTAATCTATAATAGGTGAATTTTTAGAATAATTATGATACAACTCTTCAGCGTATTCATTTTCTAATAAGAAATTATCATGTATAAATTTTGAATTCATTTAATAAGGATTATTGAAGATATTTAAAAAGAGTTATTTATAATATTAAATAAGGCGACACAAATCGTGTTACTTTAAATGTTTAAAACAATAAAAACTAATTTGGTTTTGTTATTACATTAAACTATAGTATTATTTAAATTGGAAATAGTAAGATGTAATTTTGTCTTATAATGTAATCGATTACAAAAGTATACTAAAATATCATTAAATAAAATTTTAAGAAGATTTTACTCTAA contains:
- a CDS encoding LacI family DNA-binding transcriptional regulator, producing the protein MKKKTTIYDIAEKLNLTAATVSRALNNNLKISEKTRKLVQDTAIEMNYEINTLAKALKSGKSFNVGVIVPRMDSNFFASVIRGIEEELHSKGYHVIVCQTHDEEKLEIENINSLLNAQVDGILMSITNAKSKDKVFDSLAKKNVPLIFFDRRKQIPGVSSVTIDDFNGAYEATKHLINQGCKCIAHISNDRELEIFKNRFLGYKQALIDHGLEFNENFVIESRSRVEEGRRTMKQWLAMETRPDAIFSSSDFSALGAIQVIREHGLKIPEDISIVGFSNEPFTRFMELSISTVDQSPIEMGKITAQVFLEEVSNGDKIKSEKHVVLTPELIIRKSSLKTPISK
- a CDS encoding UxaA family hydrolase, translated to MQKKIIKVNVTDNIAVALVDLRAGEIISFEGEDIKVLTDIKSKHKLALQNFSTGDRIIMYGVLVGSANRNIKKGEVLTTKNVKHQSEKVTGRTDVFKWKAPNIDKWKGRTFMGYHREDGQVGTENVWLFFPLVFCENRNIEILKNIFEKELTKQKVDPHQLLLRSLVSGNNKTSSIEQSTDVFDNIDVKFITHAGGCGGIRQDSQSLAKLLAGYINNPNVAGATVLSLGCQNLQISIFKDALNHINPNLNKPILIYEQQQIGTVDEMLSTIIKDTFEALKKANKIKRKPAPLSKLRVGLECGGSDGFSGISANPTLGAVSDLLVALGGTAILAEFPELCGVEQELVNRCVNDADGDKFLKLMKAYEKSVVDAGSGFDMNPSPGNIKDGLITDAMKSAGAAKKAGTSPIEAVLDYGEYINKPGLNLLCTPGNDVESTTGLVGSGANVVLFTTGLGTPTGNPIAPIIKVSSNTELKKKMPDIIDIETGAVIRGEKTIEEMADDMLEFIIKVASGEIQTKAKILNQNDFIPWKRGVSL
- a CDS encoding tagaturonate reductase, with the protein product MGLKKKYPIKIVQFGEGNFLRAFIGYAIQALNKKANFNAGIAVVQPIDKGLVQMLNNQDGLYTLFMKGVKKGEEIQEKELITNIVKGVNPYTDFKSYLSVAREEALEFVISNTTEAGIAYVASDTPKMEPPSSFPAKLTILLYERFKHFNGDAKKGLTIIPCELINHNSEALKEIILKYISDWNLGNEFKNWILKHNSFHSTLVDRIVPGYPKDEIETYNAQLDYQDNLIVAAEVFLLWVIEGGDELKSKLPFHKTDLDVKIVDDMQPYRTRKVRILNGAHTAMVPFSYLYGNRTVKQSVDNHFTGNFIKKAVFNEIIDTLDMDRNELNNFAEEIFDRFRNPFIIHNLSSIALNSISKFKVRVLPSLLGYVKIHSKVPTNLTYAFASLIRFYKGTWNGEKLPVQDSDDIIRNFAQIWTSNNYQQIAKEVLSNKNYWDEDLTKVDGLSKAIALALEEIDTNGIEVGFANYTKQY
- the uxaC gene encoding glucuronate isomerase, which gives rise to MNSKFIHDNFLLENEYAEELYHNYSKNSPIIDYHNHLPPQHIAENKIFENLTQVWINGDHYKWRAMRTLGIDETFITGNASDKNKFLSWAKTVPYTIRNPLYHWTHLELARYFDIYDLLNEKSAEKIWNITQEKLNSSNYSCKELLKKVNAEYICTTEDPTDSLKYHKQLAKDNFKIKVSTAFRPDKSIYINADEYNDYLVLLSQASNVEINTFSTLCEALRNRIQYFHNNGCRLSDHGLEQIYFENFTEPEVNAILQKKLSNKNISKKEIVKFQSALLLFLCETYHEFGWVQQFHLGALRNNNMRMYQILGPDTGWDSIGDFPQALKLSKFLNALDHNNKLTKTILYNLNPADNEVMATMIGNFNDGSTKGKIQWGSGWWFLDQKDGMEKQINTLSNMGLISCFIGMLTDSRSFLSFPRHEYFRRILCNLIGKEVQKGELPKEEMKWLGKIVADISYYNAKNYFDI